Proteins encoded within one genomic window of Couchioplanes caeruleus:
- a CDS encoding response regulator — translation MAKIRLLLADDHDLVRSGLRAILECEDDLEVVAEASDGLRAVELARLTGPDVVLMDVEMPGMDGLTATRQITATDGPSVLILTTFDRDDYLFAALQAGACGFLLKNSTPETLVDAVRVIARGDGLLAPAVTRRVIATFASPGAVRSRESATKLAELTPREHEVFVHLAGGATNAEIASALHLGETTVKTHVSRVLMKIGARDRTQAVVLAYELGVVRPGG, via the coding sequence GTGGCGAAGATCCGGCTATTGCTTGCGGACGACCATGACCTGGTGCGGTCCGGACTGCGTGCCATCCTCGAGTGCGAGGACGATCTGGAGGTCGTCGCCGAGGCCTCGGACGGATTACGGGCGGTGGAGCTCGCCCGGCTCACCGGGCCCGACGTCGTGCTCATGGACGTGGAGATGCCTGGGATGGACGGGCTAACGGCCACCCGGCAAATCACCGCCACAGACGGGCCGTCGGTGCTCATCCTGACCACATTCGACCGTGACGACTACTTGTTCGCCGCGCTCCAGGCCGGCGCCTGCGGGTTCCTGCTGAAGAACAGCACCCCGGAGACCCTCGTCGACGCCGTCCGGGTCATCGCCCGCGGTGACGGCCTACTTGCTCCCGCGGTCACCCGCCGGGTCATCGCCACCTTCGCCAGTCCCGGTGCCGTGCGCTCGCGGGAGTCCGCTACCAAGCTGGCCGAGCTCACGCCCCGCGAACACGAGGTCTTTGTGCACCTGGCCGGCGGTGCGACGAACGCCGAGATCGCGAGCGCCCTGCACCTGGGCGAGACGACGGTGAAGACGCACGTCAGCCGAGTGCTGATGAAGATCGGCGCGCGGGACCGCACGCAGGCCGTCGTACTCGCGTACGAGCTCGGCGTCGTCCGGCCCGGCGGCTGA
- a CDS encoding SDR family NAD(P)-dependent oxidoreductase, producing the protein MVITGASSGIGLATAVELARGGDELVLLGRDAERLRHAVEAVREVSKRTPAAYRADFALLDEVYEVGTRLAAERERVHVLINNAGQLAAVRRPTADGFDPTMQTNHLAGFLLTHLLLDRLRETADTDGPARVITTGSAAESWGTLDVRRPGRRQLSRWLAYGASKQANLLFTVAAARRWSPYGIVPTCFFPGLIRSRFGRRSALFSLVGVVPVLFRTPARGAETLIWLAREAEGLVPGGYFAWKRPFGATSRSTDPERAERLWESSLAATGLT; encoded by the coding sequence GTGGTGATCACAGGAGCCAGCTCGGGCATAGGCCTGGCCACCGCGGTCGAACTCGCCCGCGGCGGTGACGAGCTCGTCCTGCTCGGACGAGACGCGGAACGGCTGCGACATGCCGTGGAGGCGGTTCGGGAGGTGAGCAAGCGCACACCAGCGGCATATCGCGCCGACTTCGCCTTGCTGGACGAGGTGTACGAGGTGGGCACGCGACTGGCGGCGGAGCGCGAACGGGTGCACGTACTGATCAACAATGCCGGTCAGCTCGCGGCCGTTCGCCGGCCCACCGCCGACGGCTTCGACCCGACGATGCAGACGAATCACCTGGCCGGGTTCCTGCTGACCCACCTGCTGCTTGACCGGCTCCGGGAAACGGCCGACACGGACGGCCCGGCTCGGGTGATCACGACCGGCTCCGCGGCCGAGTCGTGGGGCACGCTGGACGTGCGGCGTCCCGGTCGGCGTCAGCTCAGCAGGTGGCTCGCGTACGGGGCCAGCAAGCAGGCCAACCTCCTCTTCACGGTGGCGGCGGCGCGGCGCTGGTCCCCGTACGGGATAGTGCCGACCTGCTTCTTCCCAGGCCTGATCCGCAGCCGTTTCGGGCGGCGCAGCGCGCTTTTTTCCCTGGTGGGAGTGGTGCCGGTGCTGTTTCGGACACCCGCGCGGGGTGCCGAGACGTTGATCTGGCTGGCGAGGGAGGCGGAAGGCTTGGTGCCGGGCGGTTACTTCGCGTGGAAACGCCCCTTCGGTGCCACGAGCCGGTCGACGGATCCGGAACGCGCGGAACGGCTGTGGGAGTCGAGCCTCGCCGCAACCGGCCTGACCTGA
- a CDS encoding MerR family transcriptional regulator, with protein MTTTLDDADFPAYTMGRAAGMLGVTPAFLRSLGTAGLIEPERSLGGHRRYSRHQLELAGRVRQLLDEGILLAAACRIVTLEDRLAAAHRRIIELGGTLTPDDDANLPTPTHPDIATTNYYPTPLPDHSPPTPRDHSLPTPRAR; from the coding sequence ATGACCACCACGCTCGACGACGCCGACTTCCCGGCGTACACCATGGGCCGCGCCGCCGGCATGCTCGGCGTGACGCCGGCGTTCCTACGCAGCCTCGGAACCGCCGGGCTGATCGAGCCGGAACGCTCGCTGGGCGGTCACCGGCGATACTCACGGCACCAGCTCGAGCTGGCCGGCCGGGTGCGCCAACTCCTCGACGAGGGCATTCTCCTGGCAGCCGCTTGCCGCATCGTCACCCTGGAAGACCGGCTCGCGGCGGCCCACCGCCGAATCATCGAACTCGGCGGCACCCTCACCCCCGACGACGACGCCAACCTGCCCACGCCAACGCACCCGGACATCGCCACGACGAACTACTACCCGACACCCCTGCCTGACCACTCCCCTCCAACACCACGAGACCACTCCCTTCCCACACCACGAGCCCGCTAG
- a CDS encoding DUF998 domain-containing protein, producing MLLRIMESHAVRLRGATAGLAILAGAGVMLGALVAAPGSWLLGYVSEAGTAAAPWASAYRWGLIVLSVGVALLALALRPQSRPVAALLGGTAVFGATSGTVPCTNRCPLPPFEPTTASDVVHSAASIAGMVLLAGAMLLVAASAAFRPAARRLAGVHAALTVPLGGALGLIMLFVGRGPAGAILERIMLAVAVSWLIGTSTLTLLRSSVRLPPWMPQPNPSSTGSRSSNAASRN from the coding sequence ATGCTGCTGCGGATCATGGAGAGCCACGCCGTCCGCTTACGCGGTGCGACCGCCGGACTGGCGATCCTGGCGGGGGCGGGGGTCATGCTGGGCGCACTGGTCGCCGCGCCGGGCTCCTGGCTGCTGGGATACGTGAGCGAGGCGGGCACCGCGGCGGCGCCGTGGGCTTCCGCGTACCGATGGGGTTTGATCGTTCTCAGCGTCGGGGTGGCGCTGCTCGCGCTGGCGCTGCGGCCGCAGTCCCGACCGGTCGCCGCCCTGCTGGGCGGCACCGCCGTCTTCGGCGCCACGTCGGGAACCGTGCCGTGTACCAACCGGTGTCCCCTGCCGCCTTTCGAACCGACCACCGCGAGCGATGTGGTCCACTCCGCCGCCAGCATCGCCGGCATGGTCCTGCTGGCGGGCGCCATGCTTCTCGTCGCCGCGTCGGCCGCCTTCCGCCCCGCCGCACGTCGGCTCGCCGGCGTTCACGCCGCCCTCACCGTCCCCCTTGGTGGCGCGCTGGGGCTGATCATGCTCTTCGTTGGCCGCGGACCAGCGGGTGCGATCCTCGAACGGATCATGCTCGCTGTTGCCGTGAGCTGGCTCATCGGCACCTCCACATTGACGTTATTACGTAGTTCCGTAAGACTACCACCATGGATGCCTCAGCCGAACCCCTCGAGCACCGGGTCTCGGAGCTCGAACGCCGCCTCGCGGAACTGA
- a CDS encoding aldehyde dehydrogenase family protein, with product MDSSEVIDPATGGFLTTVPAYGVAETDAAIERAHGAFPSWRRVAPGDRARLLRRFAAVVDEHVEELAGLEVRNAGHTIGNARWEAGNVRDVLDYYAGTPERLSGRQIPVPGGIDVTFHEPLGVVGIIVPWNFPMPIAGWGFAPALAAGNTVVLKPAELTPLTAIRLGELALEAGLPEGVFTVLPGKGSVVGQRFVAHPAVRKVCFTGSTEVGKSIMAGCADQVKRVTLELGGKSANIVFADADLERAAAAAPGGVFDNAGQDCCARSRLLVQESVYERFLSLLEPAVKAFRVQDPSLATAEMGPLISATHRDKVASYTAAAEVAFTGEAPIGDGWWFPPTVLLARSSSDPHWREEVFGPVLSVMPFRDEAEAIELANDTEYGLSGSIWTRDLGRALRMSRAVETGNLSVNSHSSVRYWTPFGGMKQSGLGRELGPEAPLSFTDVKNVFISTDN from the coding sequence GTGGACAGCAGCGAGGTGATCGACCCGGCGACCGGCGGGTTCCTGACGACCGTGCCGGCCTATGGGGTGGCCGAGACCGACGCCGCGATCGAGCGGGCGCACGGGGCGTTCCCCTCGTGGCGGCGGGTGGCGCCGGGGGATCGGGCGCGGTTGCTGCGGCGGTTTGCGGCCGTCGTGGACGAGCATGTCGAGGAGCTCGCCGGGCTCGAGGTGCGCAACGCCGGGCATACGATCGGCAACGCGCGCTGGGAAGCAGGCAACGTCCGCGACGTGCTCGACTACTACGCGGGCACGCCCGAGCGGCTGTCCGGGCGGCAGATTCCCGTGCCCGGCGGCATCGACGTGACGTTTCACGAGCCGCTCGGCGTGGTCGGCATCATCGTGCCGTGGAACTTCCCCATGCCGATCGCCGGGTGGGGGTTCGCCCCGGCGCTGGCCGCCGGCAACACCGTGGTGCTGAAGCCGGCCGAGCTGACCCCGCTGACCGCGATCCGCCTCGGTGAGCTGGCGCTGGAGGCCGGGCTGCCCGAGGGCGTGTTCACGGTATTGCCGGGCAAGGGCAGCGTCGTCGGGCAGCGTTTCGTCGCACATCCGGCCGTGCGCAAGGTGTGCTTCACCGGCTCCACCGAGGTCGGAAAGTCGATCATGGCGGGCTGCGCCGATCAGGTGAAGCGGGTGACGCTCGAGCTGGGCGGCAAGAGCGCCAATATCGTCTTCGCCGACGCCGACCTCGAACGTGCCGCGGCGGCCGCGCCGGGCGGCGTCTTCGACAACGCCGGTCAGGACTGCTGCGCGCGGTCGCGGCTGCTCGTGCAGGAATCGGTGTACGAGCGCTTCCTGTCGCTGCTCGAGCCGGCCGTCAAGGCCTTCCGAGTGCAGGATCCGAGCCTCGCCACCGCGGAGATGGGTCCGCTGATCTCGGCCACCCACCGCGACAAGGTCGCCTCCTACACCGCGGCGGCCGAGGTGGCCTTCACCGGCGAGGCACCCATCGGCGACGGCTGGTGGTTCCCGCCCACCGTCCTGCTCGCCCGCTCGTCCAGCGATCCACACTGGCGCGAGGAGGTCTTCGGTCCGGTGCTGTCGGTCATGCCGTTCCGGGATGAGGCCGAGGCGATCGAGCTGGCCAACGACACCGAGTACGGTCTCTCCGGCTCCATCTGGACCCGCGACCTCGGCCGGGCGTTGCGCATGTCGCGGGCGGTGGAGACCGGCAACCTCAGCGTCAACTCGCACTCATCGGTGCGCTACTGGACGCCGTTCGGCGGGATGAAACAGTCCGGGCTCGGCCGCGAGCTTGGCCCCGAAGCGCCGCTGAGCTTCACCGACGTCAAGAACGTGTTCATCTCGACGGACAACTGA
- a CDS encoding ABC transporter ATP-binding protein, which yields MTKVLTVDTVSRSFGDRQVLKDVSFTVEPGRMTGFVGANGAGKTTTMRIMLGVLAADSGEVKWRGAPVTRQARQRFGYMPEERGLYPKMSVTDQVVYLGRLHGMSAADARRNTAALLERLGLGERAGDHVEKLSLGNQQRVQIAAALVHDPEVLVLDEPFSGLDPLAVDVVVGVLRERASAGTPVLFSSHQLDVVERLCDDLVIIADGSIRAAGSRQELRAAYALPRFAIEVEADAGWLRDHPGLTLVDLDGARAVFDLAPGVDDQPVLHAALARGPVRSFGAVAPSLTEIFREVTQ from the coding sequence ATGACCAAAGTGCTGACCGTTGACACCGTGAGCCGTAGTTTCGGGGATCGGCAGGTGCTCAAGGATGTTTCGTTCACCGTGGAGCCCGGCCGGATGACCGGATTCGTCGGCGCCAACGGGGCCGGGAAGACGACGACGATGCGGATCATGCTCGGGGTGCTCGCCGCCGACAGTGGTGAGGTCAAGTGGCGTGGTGCGCCTGTTACCCGGCAGGCGCGGCAGCGGTTCGGTTACATGCCCGAGGAGCGTGGGCTCTATCCGAAGATGAGCGTGACCGACCAGGTTGTCTACCTGGGTCGGCTGCACGGGATGTCCGCTGCGGACGCTCGGCGGAATACGGCCGCCCTGCTGGAACGTCTCGGCCTCGGTGAGCGCGCCGGCGACCACGTCGAGAAGCTTTCCCTGGGCAACCAGCAGCGGGTGCAGATCGCCGCTGCGCTCGTACACGATCCGGAGGTGCTCGTGCTCGACGAGCCGTTCTCCGGTCTCGACCCGCTCGCCGTCGACGTGGTCGTCGGCGTTCTGCGGGAGCGTGCTTCCGCCGGCACGCCGGTGCTGTTCTCCAGCCACCAACTGGATGTCGTCGAGCGGCTCTGCGACGACCTGGTGATCATCGCGGACGGGTCCATCCGCGCCGCCGGGTCGCGGCAAGAGCTTCGGGCCGCTTACGCGCTTCCCCGGTTCGCGATCGAGGTCGAGGCGGACGCCGGGTGGCTGCGTGACCATCCCGGCCTCACCCTTGTCGACCTGGACGGCGCCCGGGCCGTGTTCGACCTCGCGCCCGGCGTCGATGACCAGCCGGTTCTGCACGCGGCCCTCGCGCGGGGGCCGGTCCGTTCCTTCGGCGCGGTCGCCCCGTCGCTCACCGAGATCTTCCGAGAGGTGACCCAGTGA
- a CDS encoding amino acid permease: MSADPVPSTDEERLAQLGYQQELHRRLSGFSNFAVSFSIISILAGAITSYGIAMTAGGPLAITLGWLFVGVMVTFVALAMAEVCSAYPTAGALYWWAAALAKRNKAAWAWFVGWFNFLGEVAVTAAIDFGAAITTSAFLGLAFDMKVTAARTFLIFIVIIVVHGLLNTFGVNLVRLLSDVSAWWHLVGVAVIVGVLAIVPDNHKPLSEVFFEVQNATGFTFAGAGVYAVLVGLLMAQYTYTGYDASAHVAEETHDAARAAPRGIVMSVVVSVIAGFVLLVAITWSIQDYEAERATALGLPPAQIFIDAVGRDLGTFLLFICMVAQWFCGMASVTANSRMAYAFARDGALPGSRLWKQVNPRTGTPTNSIWLCVAMSTILVLPSLWNTTAYLAATSIAVIGLYIAYVGPVLLRRLSPDFRPGPWHLGRWSAPIGWIAIVWVAIICVLFVLPTASPVTAKTFNYTIVAVLVVVGAAGIWWFTSARKWFTGPRQNLIEKAAHGEQTMPTPPE, from the coding sequence ATGAGCGCTGACCCTGTCCCCAGCACCGACGAAGAACGGCTCGCCCAGCTCGGCTACCAGCAGGAACTGCACCGCCGACTGTCCGGCTTCTCGAACTTCGCGGTCTCCTTCTCGATCATCTCGATCCTCGCCGGCGCGATCACCTCGTACGGCATCGCCATGACCGCCGGCGGGCCGCTCGCCATCACCCTCGGGTGGCTCTTCGTCGGTGTCATGGTCACCTTCGTGGCGCTGGCGATGGCGGAGGTCTGCTCCGCCTATCCGACCGCCGGCGCCCTCTACTGGTGGGCCGCCGCCCTCGCCAAGCGCAACAAGGCCGCGTGGGCCTGGTTCGTCGGGTGGTTCAACTTCCTCGGCGAGGTCGCGGTCACCGCCGCGATCGACTTCGGCGCGGCGATCACCACCTCCGCCTTCCTCGGCCTGGCCTTCGACATGAAGGTCACCGCGGCGCGGACCTTCCTGATCTTCATCGTCATCATCGTGGTGCACGGTCTGCTCAATACGTTCGGCGTGAACCTGGTCCGGTTGCTGTCCGACGTGAGCGCGTGGTGGCACCTCGTCGGCGTCGCCGTGATCGTGGGCGTGCTCGCGATCGTGCCCGACAACCACAAGCCGCTCTCCGAGGTGTTCTTCGAGGTCCAGAACGCGACCGGGTTCACGTTCGCCGGGGCGGGTGTCTACGCCGTACTCGTCGGGTTGCTGATGGCGCAGTACACGTACACCGGATATGACGCTTCGGCCCATGTGGCGGAGGAGACCCACGATGCGGCGCGCGCAGCGCCGCGCGGCATCGTGATGTCGGTGGTGGTCTCGGTGATCGCCGGTTTCGTGCTGTTGGTCGCCATCACCTGGTCCATCCAGGACTACGAGGCGGAGCGTGCGACCGCACTGGGGTTGCCGCCGGCCCAGATCTTCATCGATGCCGTCGGCCGCGACCTGGGTACCTTCCTGCTCTTCATCTGCATGGTGGCGCAGTGGTTCTGCGGCATGGCATCGGTCACGGCGAACTCGCGCATGGCCTACGCCTTCGCCCGGGACGGCGCATTGCCCGGATCGCGGCTGTGGAAGCAGGTCAACCCCCGCACCGGTACGCCGACCAACTCCATCTGGCTCTGCGTGGCGATGAGCACGATCCTGGTGCTGCCGTCGTTGTGGAACACGACCGCCTACCTGGCGGCCACATCCATCGCCGTCATCGGCCTCTACATCGCCTACGTGGGGCCGGTGCTGCTGCGCCGGCTGAGCCCCGACTTCCGGCCGGGGCCGTGGCATCTCGGCAGATGGAGCGCGCCGATCGGATGGATCGCCATCGTCTGGGTCGCGATCATCTGCGTCCTGTTCGTCCTGCCCACGGCGAGCCCGGTGACGGCCAAGACCTTCAACTACACCATCGTCGCCGTACTGGTCGTGGTCGGCGCCGCCGGCATCTGGTGGTTCACGAGCGCCCGGAAGTGGTTCACCGGGCCCCGGCAGAACCTCATCGAGAAGGCTGCGCACGGCGAGCAGACCATGCCGACTCCACCAGAGTGA
- a CDS encoding helix-turn-helix domain-containing protein: MDASAEPLEHRVSELERRLAELTSTVEGRTPRAGDRRPPDVFWALEGLRERVGDDNGGAVLFTGTVHLPTGEHYDWQFGTAVDDIFESDWSDWASTLGALGHPVRLLLLRRVLAGTRTATELADDDALGTTGQIYHHLRQLVAAGWLHSSARGQYAVPGERVVPLLVVLSGAQR; the protein is encoded by the coding sequence ATGGATGCCTCAGCCGAACCCCTCGAGCACCGGGTCTCGGAGCTCGAACGCCGCCTCGCGGAACTGACCAGCACGGTCGAAGGCCGCACGCCTCGCGCCGGCGACCGGCGTCCGCCCGACGTCTTCTGGGCGCTGGAGGGACTCCGTGAGAGGGTCGGCGACGACAACGGAGGCGCCGTGCTCTTCACCGGCACGGTCCACCTGCCCACGGGTGAGCACTACGACTGGCAGTTCGGCACGGCAGTGGACGACATATTCGAATCCGACTGGTCCGATTGGGCCAGCACGCTCGGAGCTTTAGGCCATCCGGTCCGGCTGCTGCTACTGCGCCGAGTCCTGGCCGGCACGCGGACGGCTACGGAGCTCGCTGACGACGACGCGCTCGGGACCACCGGCCAGATCTACCATCACCTGCGCCAACTCGTCGCCGCCGGCTGGCTGCACTCGTCGGCCCGCGGGCAGTATGCCGTGCCCGGCGAGAGGGTCGTGCCCCTGCTCGTCGTCCTGTCCGGGGCACAGCGATGA
- a CDS encoding 3-oxoacyl-ACP reductase, with amino-acid sequence MQRLQDRVAVITGAGSGIGLATARRFAAEGARVVCVDISPDAGKAAADEVGGEFVACDVSDEESVRALFDGVAERHGRVDIAFNNAGISPPDDDSILVTGIEAWERVLKVNTTSVFFCCKYAIPHMQRQGKGSIINTASFVALLGAATSQIAYTASKGGVLAMTRELGVQFAREGIRINALCPGPVATPLLMELFAKDPERAARRLVHVPMGRFAEPEEIAAAVAFLASDDASFMTAAQFVVDGGITGAYVTPL; translated from the coding sequence ATGCAACGTTTGCAGGATCGGGTCGCCGTCATCACCGGGGCCGGCAGCGGCATCGGCCTCGCGACCGCCCGGCGTTTCGCGGCCGAGGGTGCCCGGGTGGTCTGCGTCGACATCTCGCCCGACGCGGGCAAGGCCGCCGCCGACGAGGTGGGCGGCGAGTTCGTCGCCTGTGACGTCAGCGACGAGGAGTCCGTGCGGGCCCTCTTCGACGGGGTGGCCGAGCGGCACGGCCGGGTGGACATCGCCTTCAACAACGCGGGCATCTCCCCGCCCGACGATGACTCCATCCTGGTCACCGGGATCGAGGCCTGGGAGCGGGTGCTCAAGGTGAACACCACGAGCGTCTTCTTCTGCTGCAAGTACGCGATCCCGCACATGCAGCGCCAGGGCAAGGGGTCGATCATCAACACGGCGTCGTTCGTCGCACTGCTCGGCGCGGCCACGTCGCAGATCGCGTACACGGCGAGCAAGGGTGGCGTGCTCGCCATGACCCGTGAGCTCGGGGTGCAGTTCGCCCGCGAGGGCATCCGGATCAACGCGCTGTGCCCGGGGCCGGTGGCGACACCACTGCTCATGGAGCTGTTCGCCAAGGATCCCGAGCGCGCGGCGCGACGGCTGGTGCACGTGCCGATGGGCCGCTTCGCCGAGCCGGAGGAGATCGCCGCGGCGGTCGCCTTCCTGGCCAGCGACGACGCGTCGTTCATGACGGCCGCGCAGTTCGTCGTGGACGGCGGTATCACCGGGGCCTATGTGACGCCCCTGTGA
- a CDS encoding glutamine synthetase family protein yields MDLEDLAVDVDNGSIDTVLLALTDMQGRLQGKRLHGRYFMDEVATGGSEGCNYLLAVDVDMNTVGGYAMSSWDSGYGDFVLRPDFATLRPVPWLPGTAMVLADLETTGGHPVYASPRQILRHQLDRLAAHGLTAYAGTELEFVLFRDTYERAFAKNYRDLVPANQYNVDYSLLGTARVEPLLRRIRNDMAGAGLVPESAKGECNFGQHEIAFRYSDALTCADHHVIYKNGAKEIAAQEGMALTFMAKPNEREGNSCHIHFSLRGQDGRSAMLGDGPAHLSVIGQRVLAGLLATMREFSLLFAPNINSYKRYQPGSFAPTALRWGVDNRTCALRIAGHGQGMRVENRVPGGDVNPYLAIAALIAGALHGIENELSLEDEFQGNAYGDPAAPRVPTTLREALELWERGPVASAAFGGEVVAHYANMARVELTAFDAAVTDWELRRGFERM; encoded by the coding sequence ATGGATCTCGAGGACCTCGCCGTCGACGTCGACAACGGCAGCATCGACACCGTGCTGCTCGCACTCACCGACATGCAGGGCCGCCTACAGGGCAAACGGCTGCACGGCCGCTACTTCATGGACGAGGTGGCCACCGGTGGCAGCGAGGGCTGCAACTACTTGCTCGCGGTCGACGTCGACATGAACACCGTCGGTGGCTACGCGATGTCGTCGTGGGACAGCGGCTACGGCGACTTCGTGCTGCGGCCCGACTTCGCGACGCTGCGGCCGGTGCCGTGGCTGCCCGGCACCGCGATGGTCCTCGCCGACCTCGAGACCACCGGCGGCCATCCGGTCTACGCCTCGCCCCGCCAGATCCTGCGGCACCAGCTCGACCGGCTCGCCGCGCACGGCCTCACCGCGTATGCCGGCACCGAGCTGGAGTTCGTCCTCTTCCGCGACACCTACGAGCGGGCGTTCGCCAAGAACTATCGCGACCTTGTGCCCGCAAATCAGTACAACGTTGACTACTCGCTGCTCGGCACCGCCCGCGTCGAGCCACTGTTGCGCCGCATCCGCAACGACATGGCCGGCGCCGGGCTGGTTCCCGAGAGCGCCAAGGGCGAGTGCAACTTCGGGCAGCACGAGATCGCCTTCCGCTATTCCGACGCGCTGACCTGCGCCGACCACCACGTGATCTACAAGAACGGCGCCAAGGAGATCGCCGCGCAGGAGGGGATGGCGCTGACCTTCATGGCCAAGCCGAACGAGCGTGAGGGCAACTCCTGCCACATCCACTTCTCGCTGCGGGGGCAGGACGGCCGCTCGGCGATGCTGGGCGACGGTCCCGCGCATCTGTCGGTGATCGGGCAGCGGGTGCTCGCCGGGCTGCTCGCCACGATGCGCGAGTTCAGCCTGCTCTTCGCGCCCAACATCAACTCGTACAAGCGCTATCAGCCCGGCTCCTTCGCGCCGACGGCGCTGCGCTGGGGGGTCGACAACCGGACCTGCGCCCTGCGGATCGCCGGGCACGGGCAGGGCATGCGGGTGGAGAACCGGGTGCCGGGCGGCGACGTGAACCCCTATCTGGCCATCGCCGCGCTGATCGCCGGGGCGCTGCACGGGATCGAGAACGAGTTGTCCCTCGAGGACGAGTTCCAGGGCAACGCGTATGGCGACCCCGCCGCGCCCCGGGTGCCGACGACGCTGCGTGAGGCGCTGGAGTTATGGGAGCGTGGACCGGTGGCGTCGGCGGCGTTCGGCGGCGAGGTGGTCGCGCACTACGCGAACATGGCCAGGGTGGAGCTGACGGCGTTCGACGCAGCGGTCACCGACTGGGAGCTCCGCCGCGGCTTCGAAAGAATGTGA
- a CDS encoding sensor histidine kinase produces the protein MSAPALNAAVALPQPRERGTPAAASDHWRRPGPTAPQRRADLAIGLGVAALAVLNVVLARSAGIFASANPPSLAEQTCWALAVTLPLIWRRTSPEIVSIVVAVAFIAEQYRGVQEQQVASGAIFAAIYALGAWGRDRSRARWLRLGIIAAMFVWLAVAWLMAHDELPADGMPGASGELPPLLASIINGVLINGLFFGFAYLFGETAWQAARRRHQLEEQAAQLRAAQALISEQAVLGERVRIARELHDVVAHHVSVMGIQASASRRAMDRNPELARTALSAIEQCSRTAVDELRRMLGALRAADRPGDGEGLPHQRSVDNPAGIERVEELVDRARAAGLEGRLGVHGTPRTVPESVSQAAYRIVQEAVTNTLKHANATMIDVRIRYLVHDLELDIADDGRGDASGTASGLGLIGMRERVAVHDGNLETGTRIGGGFRVRARLPIAPDTETSAVPGTNTTGEPS, from the coding sequence ATGAGCGCACCCGCTCTCAACGCGGCGGTCGCGCTTCCCCAGCCACGCGAACGCGGCACGCCCGCGGCCGCCTCCGACCATTGGCGACGGCCTGGCCCGACGGCTCCCCAGCGGAGGGCGGACCTGGCCATCGGACTCGGTGTTGCGGCGCTCGCCGTTCTGAACGTCGTCCTGGCCCGCAGTGCCGGCATCTTCGCCAGCGCGAACCCGCCGTCCCTCGCCGAGCAGACCTGCTGGGCCTTGGCGGTCACCCTTCCGCTGATATGGCGTCGCACCAGCCCTGAGATCGTCTCGATCGTCGTCGCCGTAGCCTTCATCGCCGAGCAGTACCGCGGCGTGCAGGAGCAGCAGGTGGCCTCGGGGGCGATCTTCGCTGCGATCTACGCTTTAGGCGCCTGGGGACGCGATCGGTCACGGGCCCGCTGGCTGCGGCTGGGAATCATCGCGGCGATGTTCGTATGGCTCGCCGTCGCCTGGCTGATGGCCCACGACGAGCTGCCGGCCGACGGCATGCCGGGAGCCTCGGGCGAGCTGCCGCCCCTACTGGCTTCAATCATCAACGGCGTCCTCATCAACGGGCTCTTTTTCGGCTTCGCCTACCTGTTCGGCGAGACGGCGTGGCAGGCGGCGCGCCGACGGCATCAGCTCGAGGAACAGGCCGCCCAGCTTCGCGCGGCCCAGGCACTGATCAGCGAGCAGGCGGTGCTGGGCGAGCGGGTCCGCATCGCCCGCGAGCTGCACGACGTCGTGGCACACCACGTCTCGGTCATGGGAATCCAGGCCTCGGCGAGCCGCCGGGCGATGGACCGGAACCCGGAGCTCGCCCGCACCGCCCTCTCCGCGATCGAGCAGTGCTCCCGCACCGCGGTGGACGAGCTGCGCCGGATGCTGGGCGCCCTGCGGGCCGCGGATCGCCCGGGTGACGGGGAGGGACTTCCGCACCAGCGTTCCGTCGACAATCCGGCCGGAATAGAGCGCGTGGAAGAGCTCGTCGACCGGGCTCGCGCGGCTGGCCTGGAGGGACGGCTCGGCGTGCACGGCACGCCCCGGACGGTGCCGGAGTCCGTCTCGCAGGCGGCATACCGCATCGTGCAGGAGGCCGTCACCAACACACTCAAGCATGCGAACGCGACGATGATCGACGTCCGGATCCGTTACCTCGTCCATGATCTCGAGCTCGACATCGCCGACGACGGGCGCGGCGACGCGTCCGGCACGGCGAGCGGCCTCGGTCTGATCGGCATGCGCGAGCGAGTCGCCGTGCACGACGGCAACCTCGAAACTGGCACCCGCATCGGCGGCGGCTTCCGCGTGCGCGCCCGCCTGCCGATCGCGCCGGATACCGAAACCTCGGCGGTGCCGGGCACCAACACCACAGGAGAGCCGTCTTGA